One segment of Triticum aestivum cultivar Chinese Spring chromosome 2A, IWGSC CS RefSeq v2.1, whole genome shotgun sequence DNA contains the following:
- the LOC123186251 gene encoding agmatine coumaroyltransferase-1 — MKITVHSSKAVKPDYGACGVAPGCTADVVPLTVLDKANFDTYISVIYAFHAPAPPNDVLEAGLARVLVDYREWAGRLGVDANGERAILLNDAGARFVEATADVALDSVMPLKPTPEVLSLHPSGDDGPEELMLIQVTRFSCGSLVVGFTTQHIVSDGRSTGNFFVAWSQATRGAAVDPVPVHDRASFFHPREPLHVEYEHRGVEFKPYEKVHDDVVRADGDDDEVVVNKVHFSREFISRLKAQASAGAPRPCSTLQCVVAHLWRTMTMARGLDGGESTSVAIAVDGRARMSPQVPDGYTGNVILWARPTTTAGELVARPLKHAVELISREVARINDGYFKSFIDFANSGAVEKERLAATADAAEMVLSPNIEVDSWLRIPFYDMDFGGGRPFFFMPSYLPVEGLLILLPSFLGDGSVDAYVPLFSRDMNTFKNCCYTLD, encoded by the coding sequence ATGAAGATCACCGTGCACTCGTCCAAGGCCGTCAAGCCCGACTACGGCGCCTGCGGCGTCGCTCCAGGCTGCACCGCCGACGTCGTCCCGCTCACCGTGCTCGACAAGGCCAACTTCGACACGTACATCTCCGTCATCTACGCCTTCCACGCACCGGCGCCGCCCAATGACGTCCTCGAGGCCGGGCTGGCCAGGGTGTTGGTGGACTACCGCGAGTGGGCCGGCCGGCTCGGCGTGGACGCCAACGGCGAACGCGCTATCCTGCTCAACGACGCCGGCGCGCGTTTCGTGGAGGCGACGGCCGACGTGGCGCTCGACAGCGTCATGCCGCTCAAGCCCACGCCGGAGGTGCTCAGCCTGCACCCCAGCGGCGATGACGGCCCCGAGGAGCTCATGCTGATCCAGGTCACGCGCTTCTCGTGCGGGTCGCTCGTCGTGGGGTTCACCACGCAGCACATCGTGTCCGACGGCCGCTCCACCGGCAACTTCTTCGTCGCCTGGAGCCAGGCCACCCGcggcgccgccgtcgaccccgtccCGGTGCACGACCGCGCTTCCTTCTTCCATCCCCGCGAACCGCTGCACGTCGAGTACGAGCACCGTGGCGTCGAGTTCAAGCCCTACGAAAAGGTGCACGACGACGTTGTCCGTgcggacggcgacgacgacgaggtggTGGTGAACAAGGTGCACTTTAGCCGGGAGTTCATCTCCAGGCTCAAGGCGCAGGCGTCGGCGGGCGCGCCCAGGCCGTGCAGCACCCTGCAGTGCGTGGTGGCGCACCTGTGGCGGACCATGACGATGGCGCGCGGGCTCGACGGCGGGGAGAGCACCAGCGTCGCCATCGCGGTGGACGGGAGAGCGCGGATGAGCCCGCAGGTGCCGGACGGATACACCGGTAACGTCATCCTCTGGGCGCGGCCCACCACGACGGCGGGTGAACTCGTGGCCAGGCCGTTGAAGCACGCGGTGGAGCTCATCAGCCGGGAGGTGGCCCGTATCAACGACGGCTACTTCAAGTCCTTCATCGACTTCGCCAACTCGGGCGCCGTGGAGAAGGAGCGGCTGGCGGCGACGGCGGACGCGGCTGAGATGGTGCTGAGCCCCAACATCGAGGTCGACAGCTGGCTGCGGATCCCGTTCTACGACATGGACTTCGGCGGCGgccggcccttcttcttcatgCCCAGCTACCTGCCGGTGGAGGGCCTGCTCATCCTGCTGCCCTCCTTCTTGGGCGACGGCAGCGTGGACGCCTACGTGCCACTCTTTAGCCGCGACATGAACACCTTCAAGAACTGCTGCTACACCCTCGACTAG